A DNA window from Arachis duranensis cultivar V14167 chromosome 3, aradu.V14167.gnm2.J7QH, whole genome shotgun sequence contains the following coding sequences:
- the LOC107476543 gene encoding auxin transporter-like protein 5 yields the protein MASSSDKVVETVIAGNYVEMESEGGKGKDMKSRVSSLLWHGGSVYDAWFSCASNQVAQVLLTLPYSFSQLGMASGIAFQLLYGLLGSWTAYLISILYVEYRTRKEREKVNFRNHVIQWFEVLDGLLGKHWRNVGLAFNCTFLLFGSVIQLIACASNIYYINDNLDKRTWTYIFGACCATTVFIPSFHNYRIWSFLGLLMTTYTAWYLTVASLLHGQVEGVKHSGPTKLVLYFTGATNILYTFGGHAVTVEIMHAMWKPQKFKSIYLVATIYVLTLTLPSAAAVYWAFGDMLLNHSNAFALLPRSPFRDMAVILMLIHQFITFGFACTPLYFVWEKAIGMHECKSLCKRALVRLPVVIPIWFLAIIFPFFGPINSTVGSLLVSFTVYIIPALAHIFTFKSSSARQNAVEQPPKFMGRWVGTYVINVFVVIWVLVVGFGFGGWASMVNFIHQIDTFGLFTKCYQCPPPPLPHQLNATATATAAAPSPHHHTLPPLHHRGGH from the exons ATGGCATCGTCATCAGATAAGGTGGTGGAAACAGTAATAGCGGGTAACTACGTAGAAATGGAAAGCGAAGGAGGGAAAGGAAAAGACATGAAAAGCAGGGTATCAAGCCTGTTATGGCACGGCGGTTCAGTGTACGACGCATGGTTCAGCTGCGCATCAAACCAAGTAGCACAAGTGCTTCTAACATTGCCATACTCCTTCTCTCAGCTAGGCATGGCGTCCGGCATAGCATTCCAACTACTGTACGGTTTGCTAGGTAGCTGGACGGCGTACCTGATAAGCATACTGTACGTAGAATACAGAACtcgaaaagagagagagaaggtgaACTTCAGGAACCACGTGATCCAGTGGTTCGAGGTTCTTGATGGACTCCTGGGGAAGCACTGGAGGAACGTGGGTTTGGCGTTTAACTGCACGTTTCTTCTGTTTGGATCTGTTATCCAACTCATCGCCTGTGCCAGCAACATCTATTACATCAACGATAATCTTGATAAGAGGACTTGGACTTATATCTTCGGCGCTTGCTGTGCCACCACCGTCTTCATTCCTTCTTTTCATAACTACCGAATCTGGTCTTTCTTGGGTCTTCTTATGACCACTTACACTGCCTGGTATCTCACCGTTGCTTCTCTCCTTCACGGCCAG GTGGAAGGAGTTAAGCATTCCGGTCCGACCAAGTTGGTTTTGTATTTTACGGGGGCCACAAACATTCTCTACACCTTCGGGGGACATGCTGTTACTGT AGAGATAATGCACGCAATGTGGAAGCCACAGAAGTTCAAGAGCATATACTTAGTGGCAACAATATATGTGCTGACATTGACGCTTCCATCGGCGGCAGCAGTGTATTGGGCGTTCGGGGACATGCTTCTGAACCACTCAAACGCATTTGCTCTGCTGCCAAGATCCCCGTTCAGGGACATGGCTGTCATTTTGATGCTGATCCACCAGTTCATAACATTTGGGTTTGCATGCACCCCGTTATACTTTGTGTGGGAGAAAGCAATTGgaatgcatgaatgcaagagcCTGTGCAAGCGTGCACTAGTGAGGCTGCCTGTTGTGATTCCCATATGGTTCTTGGCCATCATATTCCCCTTCTTTGGCCCCataaactccaccgttggatcTCTCCTTGTTAGCTTCACTGTTTACATCATCCCTGCCCTTGCTCACATCTTCACCTTCAAATCCTCCTCTGCCCGTCAG AATGCAGTGGAGCAACCTCCCAAGTTTATGGGAAGATGGGTCGGAACCTATGTGATCAATGTGTTTGTGGTAATCTGGGTGCTAGTAGTAGGCTTTGGATTTGGAGGGTGGGCTAGCATGGTCAACTTCATTCACCAGATTGACACTTTTGGACTCTTCACTAAGTGTTACCAGTGCCCTCCACCACCGCTGCCACATCAGCTCAATGCTACCGCCACCGCCACAGCTGCTGCTCCTTCCCCTCACCACCACAcccttcctcctcttcatcatCGTGGTGGTCACTGA